The following are encoded in a window of Citrobacter freundii genomic DNA:
- a CDS encoding DNA topoisomerase family protein: protein MAKSALFAVRKNEPCPQCGAELVIRSGKHGPFLGCSQYPECDYVRPLKSSADGHIVKVLEGKFCPECGAELVLRQGRFGMFIGCSDYPACDHTELIDKPDETAIVCPQCRTGQLVQRRSRYGKTFYSCDRYPECQFVINFKPLAGECPECHYPLLIEKKTAQGVKHFCASKQCGKPVSAE, encoded by the coding sequence ATGGCTAAATCAGCACTGTTTGCGGTGCGTAAAAACGAGCCCTGCCCACAATGCGGGGCTGAACTGGTTATTCGCTCTGGGAAACATGGCCCGTTTCTCGGTTGTTCACAGTATCCGGAATGCGACTATGTCCGTCCGCTAAAATCCTCTGCGGACGGACATATTGTCAAAGTTCTGGAGGGTAAGTTTTGTCCTGAGTGCGGTGCTGAGCTGGTGCTGAGGCAGGGACGATTCGGTATGTTTATTGGGTGTAGCGATTACCCGGCATGTGACCATACTGAACTTATCGACAAACCAGATGAAACGGCGATTGTTTGCCCTCAATGCCGGACAGGCCAGTTGGTCCAGCGGCGTTCCCGTTATGGCAAAACTTTTTACTCCTGCGATCGCTATCCTGAGTGTCAGTTTGTCATCAACTTCAAACCTCTGGCTGGAGAGTGTCCTGAGTGTCACTATCCACTTCTCATCGAAAAGAAAACCGCACAGGGTGTGAAACACTTTTGTGCCAGTAAACAATGTGGAAAGCCGGTCTCGGCGGAATAA
- the tsaC gene encoding L-threonylcarbamoyladenylate synthase type 1 TsaC — protein sequence MNNNLPTDPIAAAIAVLKQDKVIAYPTEAVFGVGCDPDSETAVTRLLELKQRPIDKGLILIAANFDQLKPYIDDSMLTDAQRDAIFACWPGPVTFVFPAAITTPRWLTGRFDSLAVRVTDHPLVVALCQAYGKPLVSTSANLSGLPPCRTVEEVRVQFGIDFPVVEGDTGGRLNPSEIRDALTGEQFRQG from the coding sequence GTGAATAATAACCTGCCCACAGATCCCATCGCTGCTGCGATAGCGGTTCTGAAACAAGATAAAGTCATCGCTTATCCAACAGAAGCTGTTTTCGGCGTCGGCTGTGACCCAGATAGCGAAACGGCTGTTACTCGTCTGTTGGAACTAAAACAACGACCAATTGATAAAGGCTTGATTTTAATTGCGGCAAATTTTGACCAACTCAAGCCGTATATTGATGACAGCATGCTCACTGATGCCCAACGTGATGCTATTTTCGCGTGCTGGCCAGGTCCCGTTACCTTTGTGTTTCCGGCAGCGATAACGACACCACGTTGGTTAACCGGCCGTTTTGATTCGCTGGCCGTGCGCGTCACGGATCATCCGCTGGTGGTTGCGTTGTGCCAGGCTTATGGTAAACCGTTAGTTTCTACCAGTGCTAATTTGAGTGGTCTACCCCCTTGCAGAACGGTAGAGGAAGTACGCGTGCAGTTTGGTATAGATTTCCCCGTTGTCGAAGGTGATACCGGGGGGCGCTTAAATCCTTCGGAAATCCGTGATGCCTTGACGGGTGAACAATTTCGACAGGGGTAA
- the aroE gene encoding shikimate dehydrogenase — protein MKEAYAVFGNPIAHSKSPFIHQQFAEQLNIVHTYGRVLAPINNFVNTLNTFFAEGGKGANITVPFKEEAFARADELTERASLAGAVNTLKRLEDGRLLGDNTDGIGLLSDLERLAFIRPGSRILLIGAGGASRGVLLPLLSMDCAVAIVNRTASRAEELAQIFSHTGSVQAVGFDELENNTFDLIINATSSGISGDIPAIPASLINASVYCYDMFYQKGNTPFLSWCALQGAKHCADGLGMLVGQAAHAVLLWHGVLPKTEPVIKQLQQELSV, from the coding sequence ATGAAAGAAGCCTATGCTGTTTTTGGCAATCCAATCGCGCACAGCAAATCGCCTTTTATTCATCAGCAATTTGCAGAGCAGCTGAATATCGTTCACACCTATGGACGGGTGCTGGCGCCAATCAATAATTTTGTGAATACGCTGAACACCTTCTTTGCAGAGGGCGGTAAAGGGGCGAATATTACGGTTCCTTTTAAAGAAGAGGCATTTGCGCGGGCTGATGAATTAACAGAACGGGCATCGCTTGCCGGGGCGGTTAACACGCTTAAGCGTTTGGAAGATGGACGCTTACTTGGGGATAACACCGATGGTATTGGTTTATTAAGCGATCTTGAACGTTTAGCTTTTATTCGTCCCGGATCGCGTATTTTACTTATTGGGGCTGGTGGGGCATCCCGCGGGGTATTACTCCCTCTTCTTTCTATGGATTGTGCGGTGGCCATCGTAAACCGTACCGCTTCGCGTGCAGAAGAACTGGCTCAGATCTTTTCCCATACCGGTAGCGTTCAGGCCGTGGGATTTGATGAGCTTGAGAATAACACCTTCGATCTCATTATTAATGCGACCTCCAGTGGGATTAGCGGGGATATTCCGGCTATCCCTGCATCACTGATCAACGCTTCTGTTTATTGCTACGACATGTTTTATCAGAAAGGGAATACGCCGTTCTTGTCCTGGTGCGCATTACAGGGAGCAAAACATTGTGCTGATGGGTTGGGAATGTTGGTAGGGCAGGCGGCGCATGCCGTTTTACTCTGGCATGGCGTATTGCCGAAGACGGAACCCGTCATTAAACAGCTGCAACAGGAACTGTCCGTGTGA
- a CDS encoding DUF1488 domain-containing protein, with amino-acid sequence MNQAIQFPDREEWKSDIDAVVFPAMVQGMQLTCAINGEVLARRFGGNTPEQWMEIFREHRWDLEDEAEALIQAQQEDAHGWVWLS; translated from the coding sequence GTGAACCAGGCTATCCAGTTTCCCGATAGAGAAGAATGGAAGTCAGATATAGATGCTGTCGTTTTCCCGGCGATGGTTCAGGGTATGCAGCTAACATGCGCCATCAACGGAGAGGTGTTGGCGCGTCGCTTTGGCGGCAACACGCCTGAACAGTGGATGGAAATTTTTCGGGAGCATCGCTGGGATCTGGAAGATGAAGCCGAAGCATTGATCCAGGCTCAGCAAGAAGATGCTCACGGTTGGGTTTGGTTATCCTGA
- a CDS encoding gamma carbonic anhydrase family protein, producing MSDVLRPYKDLFPQIGKRVMIDTSSVIIGDVRLADNVGIWPLVAIRGDVNYVQIGARTNIQDGSVLHVTHKSASNPQGNPLIVGEDVTVGHKVMLHGCVIGNRVLVGMGSILLDGVVVEDDVMIGAGSLVPQNKRLESGYLYLGSPVKQIRPLSDEEKAGLQYSANNYVKWKDEYLSQDNQTQP from the coding sequence ATGTCTGATGTACTGCGCCCTTATAAGGATCTTTTCCCGCAGATCGGGAAACGCGTGATGATCGACACCAGCAGCGTCATCATTGGTGATGTTCGTCTGGCTGATAATGTTGGGATCTGGCCTCTGGTCGCGATCCGTGGTGACGTGAACTACGTACAAATCGGCGCCCGCACAAACATTCAGGACGGTAGCGTGTTACATGTCACGCATAAATCAGCATCTAACCCGCAAGGCAATCCACTGATCGTGGGTGAGGATGTCACCGTGGGCCATAAAGTCATGCTGCACGGCTGCGTCATTGGCAACCGCGTTTTGGTCGGTATGGGATCGATCCTGCTGGACGGTGTCGTAGTAGAAGATGACGTAATGATTGGCGCGGGAAGTTTGGTTCCGCAAAACAAACGCCTGGAGAGCGGGTATCTGTACCTGGGCAGCCCGGTTAAACAGATCCGCCCACTCAGCGATGAAGAAAAAGCGGGCCTGCAGTATTCAGCTAACAACTATGTGAAATGGAAAGACGAGTATTTGAGTCAGGATAACCAAACCCAACCGTGA
- a CDS encoding amino acid ABC transporter ATP-binding protein encodes MSQLLMPSTDAMITLENVNKWYGQFHVLKNINLKVKQGERIVLCGPSGSGKSTTIRCINHLEEHQQGRIVVDGIELNEDIRNIERVRQEVGMVFQHFNLFPHLTVLQNCTLAPIWVHKMPKKEAEVLAMHYLERVRIAEHAHKFPGQISGGQQQRVAIARSLCMKPKIMLFDEPTSALDPEMVKEVLDTMIGLAQSGMTMLCVTHEMGFARTVADRVIFMDLGEIVEQAPPDEFFANPRSERTRAFLSQVIH; translated from the coding sequence ATGAGCCAATTATTAATGCCGTCTACCGACGCGATGATTACGCTGGAAAACGTCAACAAGTGGTATGGGCAGTTTCATGTTCTTAAGAATATTAACCTGAAGGTAAAACAGGGGGAGCGCATCGTATTATGTGGGCCTTCTGGCTCTGGTAAATCGACAACCATCCGCTGTATTAATCATCTGGAAGAGCATCAGCAAGGACGCATTGTGGTGGATGGGATTGAACTCAACGAAGACATCCGCAATATTGAGCGTGTCAGGCAAGAAGTCGGTATGGTCTTTCAGCACTTTAATCTCTTTCCGCATTTGACGGTCTTGCAAAACTGCACATTGGCCCCTATTTGGGTCCACAAGATGCCAAAGAAAGAGGCTGAGGTTCTGGCCATGCACTATCTTGAAAGGGTTCGTATTGCGGAACATGCGCATAAATTCCCGGGACAAATCTCCGGAGGACAGCAGCAGCGTGTGGCTATTGCGCGCTCGCTGTGTATGAAACCCAAAATTATGTTGTTTGACGAACCCACCTCGGCGCTGGATCCTGAAATGGTGAAAGAAGTACTGGATACTATGATTGGCCTGGCGCAATCAGGAATGACGATGTTGTGTGTCACCCATGAAATGGGCTTTGCACGCACGGTAGCCGACAGAGTGATTTTTATGGATCTAGGTGAAATAGTGGAACAGGCACCCCCGGATGAGTTTTTTGCCAATCCACGTTCTGAACGTACGCGAGCGTTTTTATCGCAGGTAATACATTAA
- a CDS encoding amino acid ABC transporter permease, with translation MTKALLSHPTRQNSNHAGRVILWVRKNLFSSWSNSLLTLLCVWLMWAFIPPLLNWAFLQANWVGSTRADCTKAGACWVFIHERFGQFMYGLYPHDQRWRVNLALVIGLLSIAPMFWKAMSHRGRYIAVWAVVYPIVVWWLMYGGFFGLERVETRQWGGLTLTLIIASVGIAGALPWGILLALGRRSHMPVVRILSVIFIEFWRGVPLITVLFMSSVMLPLFMSEGTSIDKLIRALVGVILFQSAYVAEVVRGGLQALPKGQYEAAESLALGYWKTQGLVILPQALKLVIPGLVNTIIALFKDTSLVIIIGLFDLFSSVQQATVDPAWLGMSTEGYVFAALIYWIFCFSMSRYSQHLEKRFNTGRTPH, from the coding sequence ATGACAAAAGCACTGCTGTCTCACCCCACGCGCCAGAACAGTAATCACGCAGGACGCGTTATTTTGTGGGTACGCAAGAACCTGTTCTCTAGTTGGTCAAATAGCCTGCTCACGCTGTTGTGCGTGTGGTTAATGTGGGCGTTTATTCCCCCTCTATTGAACTGGGCATTTCTACAGGCGAACTGGGTAGGATCTACCCGGGCAGATTGTACGAAAGCAGGAGCCTGCTGGGTGTTCATCCATGAACGCTTTGGCCAATTTATGTATGGACTCTATCCACACGATCAGCGTTGGCGAGTAAATCTGGCCCTGGTTATCGGTCTGCTTTCTATCGCCCCGATGTTCTGGAAAGCCATGTCCCACCGTGGTCGCTATATCGCCGTCTGGGCAGTGGTTTACCCCATTGTGGTCTGGTGGCTGATGTACGGTGGTTTTTTCGGTCTCGAACGTGTCGAAACCCGGCAGTGGGGAGGATTAACGCTAACCTTGATTATCGCCTCCGTCGGTATTGCCGGTGCACTTCCATGGGGAATTTTACTGGCATTAGGTCGTCGTTCTCATATGCCCGTCGTGCGGATTTTATCCGTTATTTTCATTGAGTTCTGGCGTGGAGTACCGTTGATCACCGTGCTGTTTATGTCCTCAGTGATGCTGCCATTGTTTATGTCGGAAGGTACCAGCATCGACAAACTAATTCGCGCGCTGGTTGGGGTGATCCTTTTCCAGTCTGCCTATGTCGCGGAGGTGGTGCGCGGAGGATTACAAGCCTTACCAAAGGGGCAGTATGAAGCCGCCGAGTCACTGGCACTAGGATACTGGAAGACGCAGGGACTGGTTATTCTTCCCCAAGCGCTTAAGTTGGTTATTCCCGGCCTGGTCAACACGATTATCGCGCTGTTCAAAGATACCAGCCTGGTCATCATCATAGGTCTGTTTGATCTTTTTAGTAGCGTACAACAAGCAACCGTCGATCCCGCCTGGCTGGGGATGTCGACAGAAGGCTACGTTTTTGCCGCACTGATTTACTGGATTTTCTGTTTCAGCATGTCTCGTTACAGCCAGCATCTGGAAAAACGTTTTAACACCGGGCGTACACCGCACTGA
- a CDS encoding amino acid ABC transporter permease has product MPHRRSSVKGSFSFSNPAVRAWLFQILAVIAVVSIAVYLIHNTINNLSSRGITSGFSFLDRSAGFGIVQHLIDYEQGDTYGRVFLVGLLNTLLVSALCIVFASFLGFFLGLARLSDNWLLRKLSTIYIETFRNIPPLLQIFFWYFAVLRNLPGPRQAVNALDIAFLSNRGLYIPAPQMAEGLVAFCAAALIAAIISIGLFRFNKMHQTKTGQLRRTWPTALALFAFLPMLSQWIFGAALHWDVPELRGFNFRGGMVLIPELAALTLALSVYTSAFIAEIIRAGIQAVPYGQHEAARSLGLPNPVTLRQVIIPQALRVIIPPLTSQYLNIVKNSSLAAAIGYPDMVSLFAGTVLNQTGQAIETIAITMSVYLIISLSISLLMNIYNRRIALIER; this is encoded by the coding sequence ATGCCCCATCGCCGCTCAAGCGTAAAAGGATCATTCTCCTTTTCTAACCCTGCGGTCCGCGCCTGGTTATTTCAAATACTCGCCGTCATTGCGGTCGTCAGCATTGCGGTCTACCTCATTCATAACACGATTAATAACCTGAGCAGCCGCGGTATTACCTCGGGGTTTTCTTTTCTCGATCGCAGTGCCGGATTTGGCATTGTTCAGCATCTGATTGATTACGAGCAGGGCGATACCTATGGCCGCGTCTTTCTGGTCGGTCTGCTTAATACACTGTTAGTCTCAGCGCTGTGCATTGTTTTCGCGTCATTTCTCGGTTTTTTTCTCGGACTGGCGCGGTTGTCGGATAACTGGTTACTGCGCAAGCTCTCAACGATTTATATCGAAACGTTCCGCAATATTCCCCCGCTGCTACAAATCTTCTTCTGGTATTTTGCTGTGTTACGTAATTTACCTGGCCCACGCCAGGCTGTTAACGCATTGGATATCGCATTCCTGAGCAACCGCGGGCTCTATATTCCGGCACCACAAATGGCAGAGGGTCTTGTTGCCTTTTGCGCTGCCGCCCTGATTGCTGCCATCATCTCCATTGGGTTATTTCGCTTTAATAAAATGCATCAGACTAAAACAGGTCAGTTACGACGGACCTGGCCTACGGCCCTGGCGCTGTTCGCTTTTTTACCGATGCTTTCACAGTGGATTTTTGGCGCAGCGCTACACTGGGATGTGCCTGAACTACGCGGCTTTAACTTCCGTGGCGGCATGGTGCTTATACCAGAACTGGCTGCGCTGACGCTGGCACTTTCGGTGTATACCTCCGCATTTATTGCAGAAATTATTCGCGCAGGTATTCAGGCCGTGCCTTATGGTCAGCACGAGGCAGCACGCTCACTGGGGCTGCCAAATCCGGTAACCCTTCGCCAGGTTATTATCCCGCAGGCGCTGCGCGTCATCATTCCCCCGCTGACCAGCCAGTACCTGAATATCGTAAAAAACTCCTCCCTGGCTGCAGCCATCGGCTACCCGGATATGGTTTCACTGTTTGCTGGGACCGTACTTAACCAAACAGGACAGGCCATTGAAACCATTGCCATTACCATGTCGGTGTATCTGATCATCAGCCTGAGCATTTCTCTGTTGATGAATATTTATAACCGTCGGATCGCACTGATTGAGCGCTAA
- a CDS encoding amino acid ABC transporter substrate-binding protein, translating into MKKMIIASLAAAGVMLAIANQAHAGATLDAVKKKGFVQCGISDGLPGFSYADANGKFSGIDVDVCRGVASAVFGDDTKVKYTPLTAKERFTALQSGEVDLLSRNTTWTSSRDAGMGMSFTGVTYYDGIGFLTHNKAGLKSAKELDGATVCIQAGTDTELNVADYFKANNMKYTPVTFDRSDESAKALESGRCDTLASDQSQLYALRIKLSNPAEWIVLPEVISKEPLGPVVRRGDDEWFSIVRWTLFAMLNAEEMGVNSKNVDEKAANPATPDMAHLLGKEGDYGKDLKLDNKWAYHIIKQVGNYAEIFERNVGSESPLKIKRGQNNLWNNGGIQYAPPVR; encoded by the coding sequence ATGAAAAAGATGATAATAGCCAGCCTGGCTGCGGCCGGCGTGATGCTTGCGATTGCAAATCAGGCACATGCCGGCGCAACGCTTGATGCCGTAAAGAAAAAAGGATTTGTACAATGTGGTATCAGTGATGGTTTGCCTGGTTTTTCTTACGCCGATGCGAACGGTAAATTTTCGGGTATTGATGTCGATGTTTGCCGCGGTGTTGCCTCTGCCGTATTCGGTGATGATACAAAAGTAAAATATACCCCACTCACCGCCAAAGAACGCTTCACAGCGTTACAGTCCGGCGAAGTCGATCTTCTCTCACGTAACACCACCTGGACCTCTTCTCGTGATGCTGGTATGGGCATGTCCTTTACTGGTGTAACGTATTACGATGGCATTGGTTTTCTCACCCACAATAAAGCTGGTCTGAAGAGCGCTAAAGAACTGGATGGCGCAACGGTGTGTATTCAGGCAGGTACAGATACCGAACTGAACGTGGCCGATTACTTTAAGGCCAACAACATGAAGTACACCCCCGTCACCTTTGACCGATCGGACGAATCCGCCAAGGCACTGGAATCTGGTCGCTGCGATACGCTTGCCTCCGACCAGTCTCAGCTGTATGCCCTGCGAATCAAGCTAAGCAATCCTGCAGAATGGATCGTCCTGCCTGAAGTTATCTCCAAAGAGCCGCTGGGACCTGTCGTCCGCCGTGGAGATGACGAGTGGTTTTCCATTGTTCGCTGGACCCTGTTCGCCATGCTGAACGCTGAAGAGATGGGTGTTAACTCGAAAAACGTTGATGAAAAAGCAGCTAACCCGGCAACACCGGATATGGCTCACCTGCTAGGCAAAGAAGGTGACTACGGCAAAGATCTGAAGCTCGATAACAAATGGGCTTACCATATTATTAAGCAGGTAGGAAATTACGCGGAGATCTTTGAACGTAACGTGGGATCGGAAAGCCCGCTGAAGATCAAACGCGGACAGAACAACCTCTGGAATAACGGCGGCATCCAATACGCACCGCCGGTGCGTTAA
- a CDS encoding lipoprotein produces MKRLISVALLTALLAGCAHDSPCVPVYDDQGRLVHTNTCMKGTTQDNWETAGAIAGGAAAIAGLTLGIVALTK; encoded by the coding sequence ATGAAAAGATTAATTTCCGTTGCATTGCTGACAGCGTTACTGGCAGGCTGTGCACACGATTCTCCTTGCGTACCTGTCTATGACGATCAGGGCCGCCTGGTTCATACCAATACCTGTATGAAAGGCACCACGCAGGATAACTGGGAAACAGCAGGTGCAATCGCCGGTGGTGCTGCTGCCATTGCCGGCCTAACACTTGGGATCGTTGCCCTAACCAAATGA
- a CDS encoding efflux RND transporter permease subunit, with translation MANFFIRRPIFAWVLAIILMMAGALAIMQLPVAQYPTIAPPAVAISATYPGADAQTVQDTVTQVIEQNMNGIDNLMYMSSTSDSAGSVTITLTFQSGTDPDIAQVQVQNKLQLATPLLPQEVQQQGIGVEKSSSSFLMVAGFVSDNPQTTQDDISDYVASNIKDSISRLNGVGDVQLFGAQYAMRIWLDANLLNKYQLTPVDVINQLKVQNDQIAAGQLGGTPALPNQQLNASIIAQTRLKDPQEFGKVTLRVNSDGSVVHLKDVARIELGGENYNVVARINGKPASGLGIKLATGANALDTANAIKAKLVELQPFFPQGMKVVYPYDTTPFVTISIHEVVKTLFEAIVLVFLVMYLFLQNIRATLIPTIAVPVVLLGTFAVLAAFGYSINTLTMFGMVLAIGLLVDDAIVVVENVERVMIEENLPPKEATEKSMSQIQGALVGIAMVLSAVFIPMAFFGGSTGAIYRQFSITIVSAMALSVLVALILTPALCATLLKPVSAEHHEKKSGFFGWFNAKFDHSVNHYTNSVSGIIRKTGRYLVVYLIIVVGMAVLFMRLPTSFLPEEDQGVFLTMIQLPAGATQERTQKVLDQVTHYYLNTEKANVESVFTVNGFSFSGQGQNSGMAFVSLKPWEERSGTENNVESIIARATRAFSQIRDGLVFPFNMPAIVELGTATGFDFELIDQGGLGHTALTQARNQLMGMVAQHPDLLVRVRPNGLEDTAQFKLDVDQEKAQALGVSLSDINETISAALGGYYVNDFIDRGRVKKVYVQADAKFRMLPEDINNLYVRSANGEMVPFSTFSSSQWVYGSPRLERYNGMPSMELLGEAAPGRSTGEAMAMMESLAEKLPTGIGHDWTGMSYQERLSGNQAPALYAISLIVVFLCLAALYESWSIPFSVMLVVPLGVVGALLAASLRGMNNDVYFQVGLLTTIGLSAKNAILIVEFAKDLMDKEGKGLIEATLEASRMRLRPILMTSLAFILGVMPLVISRGAGSGAQNAVGTGVMGGMLTATLLAIFFVPVFFVVVRRRFSRHND, from the coding sequence ATGGCAAACTTTTTTATTAGGCGTCCTATCTTTGCCTGGGTACTGGCCATCATTTTGATGATGGCGGGTGCGCTGGCAATCATGCAGCTGCCCGTGGCGCAGTATCCTACTATTGCCCCTCCTGCCGTTGCGATTTCCGCAACCTACCCAGGTGCGGATGCGCAAACCGTGCAGGACACGGTCACACAGGTTATCGAACAAAACATGAACGGTATCGATAACCTGATGTATATGTCATCCACCAGCGACTCAGCTGGCAGCGTGACTATCACGCTGACGTTCCAGTCCGGCACCGATCCTGATATTGCTCAGGTACAGGTACAAAACAAACTGCAGCTCGCGACCCCATTACTGCCACAGGAAGTCCAGCAGCAGGGTATCGGCGTTGAGAAATCAAGCAGCAGCTTTTTGATGGTCGCGGGCTTTGTTTCTGACAATCCACAGACCACGCAAGATGACATCTCGGACTATGTCGCCTCAAACATTAAAGACTCCATCAGTCGTTTAAACGGCGTGGGCGACGTGCAGCTGTTTGGTGCACAGTACGCCATGCGTATCTGGCTGGATGCGAATTTATTGAACAAATACCAGCTCACACCGGTTGATGTCATTAACCAGTTGAAGGTGCAAAACGATCAGATAGCCGCAGGCCAGTTAGGCGGGACACCTGCATTGCCTAATCAGCAGCTTAACGCTTCGATAATTGCGCAAACACGCCTGAAAGATCCACAAGAGTTCGGCAAAGTGACATTACGCGTGAACAGTGATGGCTCTGTTGTTCACTTGAAGGATGTGGCGCGCATTGAGTTAGGTGGAGAAAACTACAACGTCGTTGCCCGTATTAACGGTAAACCGGCATCCGGCCTTGGTATCAAGCTGGCTACCGGTGCTAACGCGCTGGATACCGCCAACGCAATTAAAGCTAAACTGGTCGAACTGCAACCGTTCTTCCCGCAGGGAATGAAGGTTGTTTACCCATATGACACCACGCCGTTCGTCACCATCTCTATTCATGAGGTAGTGAAAACACTGTTCGAAGCGATCGTGTTGGTGTTCCTCGTGATGTACCTGTTTCTGCAAAACATCCGCGCCACGCTCATTCCAACCATCGCCGTGCCCGTCGTATTACTGGGTACCTTTGCCGTACTGGCAGCGTTTGGCTACTCGATAAACACCCTGACGATGTTCGGGATGGTACTCGCCATCGGCCTGTTGGTCGATGATGCGATAGTGGTGGTCGAGAACGTTGAACGCGTGATGATAGAAGAAAATCTCCCCCCCAAAGAGGCGACGGAGAAATCCATGTCGCAGATTCAGGGGGCGTTGGTGGGTATCGCCATGGTGCTGTCTGCGGTGTTTATCCCGATGGCCTTCTTTGGTGGTTCCACCGGGGCAATTTACCGCCAGTTCTCAATCACCATCGTTTCTGCCATGGCACTTTCGGTACTGGTCGCATTGATTTTGACCCCTGCGCTCTGTGCCACATTGCTCAAACCGGTGTCAGCAGAGCACCACGAGAAAAAGAGCGGCTTCTTCGGCTGGTTTAATGCCAAATTCGATCACAGCGTCAACCACTATACCAATAGCGTCAGTGGCATTATTCGTAAAACTGGACGTTATCTGGTCGTCTATCTGATCATCGTTGTGGGAATGGCGGTGCTGTTTATGCGCCTACCCACCTCCTTCCTGCCGGAAGAAGATCAGGGTGTATTCCTGACCATGATTCAACTTCCGGCTGGCGCAACACAAGAACGTACCCAAAAGGTGCTGGATCAGGTCACCCACTACTACCTGAACACGGAGAAAGCCAACGTTGAAAGCGTCTTTACGGTTAACGGCTTTAGCTTCAGCGGACAAGGGCAAAACTCAGGGATGGCGTTTGTCAGCCTCAAGCCCTGGGAAGAGCGTAGCGGAACGGAAAATAACGTTGAATCGATTATTGCCCGTGCGACCCGCGCCTTTAGCCAGATTCGTGATGGCCTGGTATTCCCCTTCAACATGCCCGCCATTGTTGAATTGGGCACGGCAACTGGCTTTGACTTTGAGCTGATTGACCAGGGAGGACTGGGACACACAGCGTTAACCCAGGCACGTAATCAGTTGATGGGGATGGTCGCCCAACACCCGGACCTGCTGGTTCGTGTACGCCCTAATGGCCTGGAAGATACCGCACAGTTCAAGCTGGATGTCGATCAGGAAAAAGCGCAGGCGCTGGGTGTTTCGCTATCTGATATTAACGAAACCATTTCCGCTGCACTGGGCGGCTACTACGTCAATGACTTCATTGACCGCGGCCGCGTGAAAAAAGTGTACGTCCAAGCTGATGCAAAATTCCGTATGTTGCCGGAAGACATCAATAATCTCTATGTCCGCAGCGCCAATGGCGAAATGGTGCCATTCTCAACATTTAGCTCTTCTCAATGGGTCTATGGTTCACCACGGCTGGAACGTTACAACGGTATGCCATCAATGGAGCTACTGGGAGAAGCCGCACCGGGTAGAAGTACCGGTGAAGCCATGGCGATGATGGAAAGCCTGGCAGAAAAACTGCCAACCGGTATCGGTCATGACTGGACCGGTATGTCTTACCAGGAACGCCTGTCAGGTAACCAGGCACCTGCGTTGTATGCCATCTCGTTAATCGTTGTCTTCCTTTGCCTTGCCGCATTGTATGAGAGTTGGTCGATCCCCTTCTCCGTCATGCTCGTGGTTCCACTGGGTGTTGTGGGCGCGCTACTGGCCGCGTCGCTACGCGGAATGAATAACGATGTGTACTTCCAGGTCGGCCTGCTTACCACCATCGGTCTCTCTGCCAAAAACGCCATACTGATTGTGGAATTTGCCAAAGACCTGATGGATAAAGAGGGTAAAGGCTTGATTGAAGCGACGCTGGAAGCCTCCCGCATGCGTCTTCGCCCAATCCTGATGACTTCGCTGGCCTTTATTCTGGGGGTTATGCCGTTGGTAATCAGTCGCGGCGCAGGTAGTGGCGCACAAAATGCGGTTGGTACCGGTGTGATGGGGGGAATGCTCACCGCCACATTGCTCGCTATCTTCTTCGTTCCTGTCTTCTTTGTTGTCGTTAGACGACGTTTTAGTCGACACAATGATTAA